A single Tenacibaculum sp. 190524A02b DNA region contains:
- a CDS encoding 2-oxo acid dehydrogenase subunit E2, translated as MKKNVEYRSRLTLSPWRKISVGSWKPKGDSSIYVFEDITVDKVLLFCKLHKISFTSFLIKVLSKTIQENPRINSVIRFGNIYQRENISVFAHALKNSLEDDLSGILIENAHTIKIEEVDAIFKNELTVLKEGKDAYVKSKNNFKLIHPFLVKSILNFLSFISYSLNIHLSFLKIPKDSFGSIMLTNVGSLGIAKAFCPIAPYTRIPMVVSVGGVTLKPWIVDGQIQKVNLVTFGFTFDHRIMDGKHFADFITTFRTFFETPELIK; from the coding sequence GTGAAAAAGAATGTAGAATATAGGTCTAGGCTTACTTTAAGCCCTTGGAGAAAAATTTCTGTAGGATCTTGGAAACCAAAAGGAGACTCATCGATTTATGTATTTGAAGATATTACTGTAGATAAAGTATTGTTGTTTTGTAAGCTGCACAAAATTTCTTTTACTTCATTTTTAATAAAGGTTTTATCAAAAACGATACAAGAAAATCCTAGAATAAATAGTGTAATTCGATTTGGTAATATATACCAAAGAGAAAACATCTCAGTATTTGCGCATGCTTTAAAAAATAGTTTAGAAGACGATCTTTCTGGGATATTAATAGAAAATGCACATACTATAAAAATAGAAGAAGTTGATGCTATTTTTAAAAATGAATTGACAGTATTAAAAGAGGGAAAAGATGCTTATGTTAAGTCAAAAAACAATTTTAAATTAATTCATCCTTTTTTAGTTAAAAGTATACTTAACTTTTTGAGTTTTATAAGTTATAGTTTAAATATACATTTAAGTTTTTTAAAAATTCCTAAAGATTCTTTTGGAAGCATTATGTTAACTAATGTAGGGAGTTTAGGTATAGCAAAAGCATTTTGTCCAATAGCACCATATACAAGAATTCCTATGGTTGTGTCTGTTGGAGGTGTAACTTTAAAACCGTGGATAGTTGATGGTCAAATACAAAAAGTAAATCTCGTAACTTTTGGATTTACTTTTGATCATAGGATAATGGATGGCAAGCATTTTGCAGATTTTATAACAACATTTAGAACTTTTTTTGAAACACCTGAATTAATAAAATAA
- a CDS encoding SDR family oxidoreductase has product MNLNIQNKNALVCGSTQGIGKATAILLAEEGVNVTLVARNGEKLKTVIKELPNNNQNHNYIVADFSNPEELKQKITASALNYHILINNTGGPAGGPVFNAKLEEFEKAFTMHLKCNHVLTQAVVPFMKEAAYGRIINVISTSVKQPLDGLGVSNTIRGAVANWSKTMANELGAHGITVNNVLPGATATERLNEIINNKAKKTGKTVEDIAEIMKNASPAKRFAEPEEVAHAVVFLASERASYINGINVPVDGGRTKSL; this is encoded by the coding sequence ATGAACTTAAACATACAAAATAAAAACGCATTAGTTTGCGGAAGCACACAAGGTATTGGTAAAGCCACAGCAATTTTACTCGCAGAAGAAGGAGTAAACGTAACATTAGTAGCACGTAATGGAGAAAAGTTAAAAACAGTTATAAAAGAATTACCTAATAACAATCAAAATCATAACTATATTGTTGCTGACTTTTCAAACCCAGAAGAATTAAAACAAAAAATAACGGCTTCAGCATTAAATTATCATATTTTAATTAATAATACTGGAGGGCCAGCTGGTGGCCCAGTTTTTAATGCAAAATTGGAAGAGTTTGAAAAAGCATTTACAATGCATTTAAAATGTAACCATGTGCTAACACAAGCCGTAGTGCCTTTTATGAAAGAGGCAGCATATGGAAGAATTATCAATGTAATTTCTACATCGGTAAAGCAACCTTTAGATGGATTAGGAGTATCTAATACTATTAGAGGTGCAGTTGCTAATTGGTCAAAAACGATGGCAAATGAGTTAGGAGCGCACGGAATAACTGTAAACAATGTATTACCAGGAGCTACAGCTACAGAAAGATTAAATGAAATCATTAATAATAAAGCTAAGAAAACAGGGAAAACAGTAGAAGATATTGCGGAGATAATGAAAAATGCATCACCAGCAAAACGTTTTGCAGAACCTGAAGAAGTAGCACACGCAGTAGTCTTCTTGGCAAGTGAAAGAGCTAGTTACATTAACGGAATTAATGTTCCTGTTGATGGAGGAAGAACAAAATCATTATAG
- the kynU gene encoding kynureninase, which translates to MYKTTLDFAIQLDKEDKLSYLREQFHIPKDKKGNNWLYFTGNSLGLQPKQTQQYIQQELNDWAKYGVEGHFEGETPWLPYHEFLTEKMAKIVGAKPIEVVVMNTLTTNLHLLMVSFYQPTKSKYKIVIESDAFPSDRYAVQSQLKFHGFNPNEDLIEWKPRKGEELLRIEDLEKIIEKQGDEIALLLIGGVNYYTGQYLDIKRIAEIGHAKDCVVGIDLAHGAGNVQPNLHESGVDFAAWCTYKYLNSGPGSLAGLFVHEKHAKNRSLPRFAGWWNHNKETRFNMRQPFDVMEGAEGWQLSNPPILSMAAIRASLDMFDEVGMEALQEKSEKLTGYFEYLIQQIDTDRIKIITPNNPKERGCQLSIQVQNADKSLHEKLTAHHIITDWREPDVIRCAPVPMYNSFEDVYRMVEILKELL; encoded by the coding sequence ATGTACAAAACAACATTAGACTTTGCAATACAATTAGATAAAGAAGATAAATTGTCTTATTTAAGAGAGCAATTTCATATACCAAAAGATAAAAAAGGAAATAATTGGTTGTATTTTACAGGAAACTCATTAGGCTTGCAACCAAAACAAACCCAACAATACATTCAACAAGAGTTAAATGATTGGGCTAAATATGGAGTAGAAGGGCATTTTGAAGGAGAAACGCCATGGTTACCTTACCATGAGTTTTTAACAGAGAAAATGGCAAAAATAGTTGGAGCAAAACCTATAGAAGTTGTAGTCATGAATACCTTGACAACAAACTTACATTTATTAATGGTTTCTTTTTATCAGCCAACAAAATCAAAATATAAAATTGTTATTGAAAGTGATGCTTTTCCTTCAGATAGATATGCAGTACAGTCTCAATTAAAGTTTCATGGTTTTAATCCCAATGAAGATTTAATTGAATGGAAACCACGTAAAGGGGAAGAGTTATTAAGAATTGAAGATTTAGAAAAAATAATAGAAAAACAAGGAGATGAAATAGCTTTGCTATTAATTGGAGGCGTAAATTATTATACAGGACAATATCTAGATATAAAACGAATTGCAGAAATTGGACATGCTAAAGATTGTGTAGTAGGAATAGACTTGGCACATGGTGCAGGAAATGTACAACCAAATTTACATGAAAGTGGTGTTGATTTTGCTGCGTGGTGTACTTATAAGTACTTAAACTCTGGACCAGGAAGTTTAGCTGGATTATTTGTGCATGAAAAACATGCTAAAAATAGAAGCTTACCAAGGTTTGCAGGTTGGTGGAATCATAATAAAGAAACCCGATTTAACATGCGTCAACCATTTGATGTGATGGAAGGAGCCGAAGGTTGGCAGTTAAGTAATCCGCCTATATTGTCCATGGCGGCTATTAGAGCTTCTTTAGATATGTTTGATGAGGTTGGTATGGAAGCCTTACAAGAAAAATCGGAAAAATTGACAGGTTATTTTGAGTACTTAATTCAACAAATAGACACCGATAGAATAAAAATAATTACACCTAATAACCCCAAAGAAAGAGGTTGTCAATTATCAATACAAGTACAAAACGCAGATAAAAGTTTGCATGAAAAATTAACAGCGCATCATATTATAACAGATTGGAGAGAGCCGGATGTAATACGTTGTGCACCAGTACCCATGTATAACAGTTTTGAAGATGTGTATAGAATGGTGGAAATTTTAAAGGAGTTATTATAA
- a CDS encoding NAD(P)/FAD-dependent oxidoreductase — MNKQDKIVIIGAGLCGSLLGLRLAQRGYKIELYESRPDLRKVDISAGRSINLALSDRGFKALRLAGVEEKARELCIPMYGRLIHDDEGNTFASNYSGREGEYINSISRQDLNALLLEEVDKHENVTIHFNSKCTSVDIENKIAHFKSYKTKEEFSVEADVIFGTDGAGSALRKSYYLERKFLFSYSQNYLTHGYKELEIPADKNGKHQISKDHLHIWPRGKYMLIALPNLDGSFTVTLFLSYEEGEYNFNNLTTEEKVTAFFESQFPDALKLIPSIKDEFFNNPTGALGTVKCSPWYYKGNTLLMGDAAHAIVPFYGQGMNASFEDVTVFDAILEANEGNWEAVFKEYQKVRKPDTDAIADLAVDNYYEMRDHVANPLFKQKRKIEMELEKTFPIEYYSKYAMVTFNEEMPYAEAMKKGRAQDKALLNMVADKEVSSDNSLTKETLRVILGKIKEETNEILEEDKIAGLK; from the coding sequence ATGAATAAACAAGATAAAATAGTAATCATAGGAGCAGGTTTATGCGGAAGTTTATTAGGACTTCGATTAGCACAACGCGGTTATAAAATTGAGCTATATGAAAGCAGACCTGATTTACGAAAAGTAGACATCTCAGCTGGACGTTCTATTAATTTAGCTCTGTCTGATAGAGGGTTTAAGGCTTTACGACTAGCAGGGGTAGAAGAAAAAGCTAGAGAGTTATGTATTCCCATGTATGGTAGATTAATTCATGATGATGAAGGAAATACATTTGCATCTAATTACTCTGGTAGAGAAGGTGAGTATATCAACTCAATTTCCAGGCAAGACTTAAACGCTTTATTGTTAGAAGAAGTAGATAAGCATGAAAATGTAACTATCCACTTTAATAGTAAATGCACATCGGTAGATATTGAAAATAAGATAGCCCATTTTAAAAGTTATAAAACCAAAGAAGAGTTTTCTGTAGAAGCAGATGTAATATTCGGAACAGATGGAGCTGGATCCGCTTTGAGAAAAAGTTACTACTTAGAAAGAAAGTTCTTATTTAGTTATAGTCAGAATTATTTAACACACGGATATAAAGAGTTGGAAATTCCAGCTGATAAAAACGGAAAACATCAAATAAGTAAAGATCATTTGCATATATGGCCTAGAGGGAAATATATGCTAATAGCTTTACCGAATTTAGACGGAAGCTTTACTGTAACTCTTTTTTTGAGTTATGAAGAAGGAGAATACAATTTTAACAATTTAACTACAGAAGAAAAAGTGACTGCGTTTTTTGAGTCGCAATTTCCAGATGCTTTGAAGCTAATACCAAGTATAAAAGACGAATTTTTTAATAATCCAACAGGAGCCTTAGGAACCGTGAAGTGTTCACCTTGGTATTATAAAGGAAATACCTTATTAATGGGAGATGCAGCACATGCAATTGTACCGTTTTATGGGCAAGGAATGAATGCTTCATTTGAAGATGTAACCGTTTTTGATGCTATTTTAGAAGCCAATGAAGGTAATTGGGAAGCTGTTTTTAAAGAATATCAAAAAGTAAGAAAACCAGATACAGATGCCATAGCGGACTTAGCAGTAGATAATTATTATGAAATGAGAGACCATGTGGCTAATCCATTATTTAAACAAAAAAGAAAAATAGAAATGGAGTTGGAAAAAACATTTCCAATAGAATATTATTCAAAATATGCTATGGTAACTTTTAATGAAGAAATGCCTTATGCTGAAGCTATGAAAAAAGGAAGAGCGCAAGACAAAGCTTTGTTAAATATGGTAGCAGATAAAGAGGTTTCTAGTGATAATAGTTTAACAAAAGAAACCTTAAGAGTAATATTAGGGAAAATAAAAGAAGAAACGAATGAGATTTTAGAAGAGGATAAAATAGCTGGATTGAAATAA
- a CDS encoding aldehyde dehydrogenase: MDIKNYINGEFIAPIANNYIDNYNPSVGKVYGKIPNSTKEDVALAYQAAKKAFPSWSSTTLEKRSQILSKIAQQIQEKLEMLANAEAKDNGKPLSLAKKVDIPRASSNFQFFANAITQFSSESHESIGLNAINFTLRQSIGVVGCISPWNLPLYLFTWKIAPAIAAGNCVVAKPSEVTPMTAYLLGEICTEAGLPKGVLNIVHGLGSTTGQAIIEHPDIKAISFTGGTTTGAHIARTAAPMFKKLSLELGGKNPNIIFADCDYDKMLATTVRSSFANQGQICLCGSRIFVEETIYEKFKKDFIQKVSNLKIGNPFDEDTAIGALVSKAHLEKVKSYIDIAEQEGGKILYGGQKVIVKGNEEGYYLQPTIIEVSDNQCKLNQEEIFGPVVTIMPFKNQEEALAMANDVKYGLSATLWTNNLNRTMQISKKLQAGIVWVNTWLNRDLRTPFGGVKASGVGREGGLEALRFFTEPKNICIEYN; the protein is encoded by the coding sequence ATGGATATAAAAAACTACATAAACGGTGAGTTTATAGCACCAATAGCCAATAATTACATAGATAATTACAATCCATCAGTAGGTAAAGTATATGGCAAAATCCCCAACTCAACAAAAGAAGATGTAGCGTTGGCATATCAGGCAGCTAAAAAAGCATTTCCAAGTTGGTCTTCAACAACATTAGAAAAGAGAAGTCAAATACTATCCAAAATAGCACAACAAATTCAAGAAAAACTAGAAATGTTAGCTAATGCTGAAGCAAAAGATAATGGAAAACCACTGAGTTTAGCAAAAAAAGTAGATATACCTAGAGCTTCTTCTAATTTCCAGTTTTTTGCCAATGCCATCACACAATTTTCATCAGAATCACATGAAAGTATTGGGTTAAATGCCATTAATTTCACACTACGTCAATCTATTGGAGTTGTGGGGTGTATTTCTCCATGGAATTTACCATTATACTTATTTACATGGAAAATAGCTCCTGCTATAGCAGCTGGAAATTGTGTGGTAGCTAAACCTAGCGAAGTTACTCCAATGACAGCCTATTTATTAGGAGAAATATGTACAGAGGCAGGATTACCAAAAGGTGTTTTGAATATTGTTCATGGTTTAGGAAGCACTACTGGACAAGCTATTATTGAACATCCAGATATTAAAGCAATCTCTTTTACAGGAGGTACTACTACAGGTGCACACATTGCCAGAACAGCAGCGCCTATGTTTAAAAAATTATCGTTAGAATTAGGAGGGAAAAATCCTAATATCATATTTGCAGATTGTGATTATGATAAAATGTTAGCTACAACTGTACGCTCATCTTTTGCCAATCAAGGACAAATATGTTTATGTGGAAGTCGAATTTTTGTAGAAGAAACTATCTATGAAAAGTTTAAAAAAGATTTTATTCAAAAAGTATCGAATTTAAAAATAGGCAATCCTTTTGATGAAGATACAGCTATAGGAGCATTGGTGTCAAAAGCACATTTAGAAAAAGTAAAATCGTACATTGATATAGCTGAACAAGAAGGTGGAAAGATCCTTTATGGTGGACAAAAAGTAATCGTAAAAGGTAACGAAGAAGGTTATTATTTACAGCCAACAATTATTGAAGTTTCTGATAATCAATGTAAGTTAAATCAAGAAGAGATTTTTGGTCCAGTAGTAACTATAATGCCATTTAAAAACCAAGAGGAAGCTTTAGCTATGGCAAATGATGTAAAGTATGGGTTGTCCGCAACATTGTGGACTAATAACTTAAATAGAACTATGCAAATAAGTAAAAAGTTACAAGCAGGAATTGTGTGGGTAAATACGTGGTTGAATAGAGATTTAAGAACACCTTTTGGAGGAGTGAAAGCAAGTGGTGTGGGAAGAGAAGGTGGTTTAGAAGCCTTACGCTTTTTTACTGAACCTAAAAATATATGTATAGAATATAATTAA
- the serA gene encoding phosphoglycerate dehydrogenase, which produces MNTTSTLKRNYVFDFDSTLTKVEALDVLAEITLANNPQKKEIIEGITNITNLGIDGEISFPESLERRIKMLDAKKSDLTLLIKELRRKVSVSIERNKEFFEQFSDDIYVISAGFKEFIDPIVAEYNIPSERVYANTFEFDDNDSIVGFDRENVLSTHNGKIQCLKDLNLQGEIQVIGDGYSDYVTREAGVADTFFAYTENIKRDKTVANADYIAPNLDEFLYVNNLPRKISYPKNRIKILLLENIHVDANTKLTEDGFSVETVSRSLSEDELIEKLKDVHVLGIRSKTQVTKKVIQAAEKLMVVSAFCIGTKQIDLEACKENGIVVFNAPYSNTRSVVELAIGEIIMLMRSVFQRSTELHNGQWNKTAQGSREVRGKKLGIVGYGNIGKQLSVLAEGLGMDVYYYDVEDKLALGNATRINTLKELLNISDVVTLHVDDNSANKNFIGEEEIAQMKDGAHLVNLSRGFVVDIQALVTALKSGKLAGAAVDVYPEEPRKNGDFYTELKGLDNVILTPHVGGSTEEAQRDIADFVPNKIMAYINSGNTVDAVNFPNIRLPKHKNAHRFLHIHKNVPGIMAKINKELAAYELNITGQYLSTDDKVGYVITDVDKEYNQEVIAKLKEVDGTIKFRVLY; this is translated from the coding sequence ATGAACACAACAAGTACCTTAAAAAGAAATTATGTTTTTGACTTTGATAGTACATTAACTAAAGTTGAAGCTTTGGATGTTTTAGCAGAAATAACCTTAGCTAATAATCCTCAGAAAAAAGAGATTATTGAAGGGATTACTAATATAACAAACCTTGGAATTGATGGCGAAATTTCATTTCCAGAATCGTTAGAGAGGCGTATTAAAATGTTAGATGCTAAAAAGTCAGATTTAACCCTTTTAATAAAAGAATTAAGAAGAAAAGTGTCTGTGTCCATTGAAAGAAATAAAGAGTTTTTTGAGCAATTTTCTGATGATATTTATGTAATTTCAGCAGGGTTTAAGGAATTTATAGATCCAATAGTTGCAGAGTATAATATACCTTCTGAAAGGGTATATGCTAATACTTTTGAATTTGATGACAATGATAGTATTGTTGGCTTTGATAGAGAAAATGTTTTGTCTACTCATAATGGTAAAATTCAATGTTTAAAAGACTTGAATTTACAAGGTGAGATTCAAGTAATAGGAGATGGGTATAGTGATTATGTTACTAGAGAAGCTGGTGTAGCGGATACCTTTTTTGCCTACACAGAAAATATTAAAAGAGATAAAACGGTAGCAAATGCTGATTATATTGCTCCAAATTTAGATGAATTTTTATACGTAAATAATTTGCCAAGAAAAATATCATACCCAAAAAATAGAATAAAAATTCTATTGTTAGAAAATATACATGTAGATGCTAATACAAAACTTACAGAAGATGGGTTCTCTGTGGAAACAGTATCAAGAAGTTTGTCAGAGGATGAGCTTATAGAAAAATTAAAAGATGTACATGTTTTAGGAATTCGTTCTAAAACACAGGTTACTAAAAAGGTTATTCAAGCTGCTGAAAAACTAATGGTTGTGTCTGCATTTTGTATTGGGACTAAACAAATAGATTTAGAAGCTTGTAAAGAAAATGGAATTGTAGTTTTTAATGCGCCTTATAGTAATACTCGTTCTGTTGTTGAATTAGCTATTGGAGAGATCATTATGTTAATGCGTAGTGTTTTTCAAAGGAGTACAGAGTTACATAATGGGCAATGGAATAAAACAGCTCAAGGATCAAGAGAAGTGCGTGGTAAAAAATTAGGGATTGTTGGGTATGGTAATATAGGAAAACAACTTTCTGTTTTAGCGGAAGGGTTGGGTATGGATGTATATTATTATGATGTGGAGGATAAGTTGGCTTTAGGAAATGCAACTAGAATTAATACTTTAAAAGAGTTATTAAATATTTCAGATGTAGTCACGTTACATGTGGACGATAATTCAGCTAATAAAAACTTTATTGGTGAAGAGGAAATAGCTCAAATGAAAGATGGGGCACATTTAGTGAATCTTTCTAGAGGGTTTGTAGTGGATATTCAAGCGTTGGTAACGGCATTAAAATCAGGTAAGTTAGCTGGTGCTGCTGTAGATGTTTATCCAGAAGAGCCTAGAAAAAATGGTGATTTTTATACGGAGCTTAAAGGATTGGATAATGTGATTTTAACACCGCATGTTGGGGGTAGTACAGAAGAAGCTCAAAGAGATATTGCAGATTTTGTACCTAATAAAATAATGGCATATATAAACTCAGGTAATACTGTTGATGCAGTTAATTTCCCTAATATAAGATTACCTAAGCATAAAAATGCACATCGTTTTTTACATATTCATAAAAATGTTCCTGGTATTATGGCTAAGATTAATAAAGAATTAGCAGCTTACGAGTTAAATATTACTGGGCAATATCTTTCAACTGATGATAAAGTAGGGTATGTAATTACGGATGTAGATAAAGAATATAATCAGGAAGTTATAGCTAAGCTTAAAGAGGTTGATGGAACTATAAAGTTTAGAGTACTTTATTAA
- a CDS encoding DUF1697 domain-containing protein, whose amino-acid sequence MKTYIILLRGINVSGKNKLPMAELKTLLQDLNFEKVQTYIQSGNIILKSEEEKATISNKIKTEIANKYGYDVPVLTKTIEEWREGIENNPFKEVAEKQQYFTFLSEASKITEIEVNAKEDEFTINNNMVYVNAVGGYGKTKLNNNFFEKKLKVEATTRNLKTTLKLLELANKE is encoded by the coding sequence ATGAAAACATATATCATTTTACTTAGAGGTATTAATGTATCAGGGAAAAATAAACTTCCAATGGCAGAATTAAAAACCTTATTGCAAGATTTGAATTTTGAAAAAGTACAAACCTATATTCAAAGTGGAAACATAATTCTAAAATCAGAAGAAGAAAAAGCAACAATATCAAACAAAATAAAAACAGAAATAGCTAATAAATATGGTTATGATGTCCCAGTCTTAACAAAGACTATTGAGGAGTGGAGAGAAGGCATAGAAAACAATCCTTTTAAAGAAGTAGCAGAAAAGCAACAATATTTTACATTTTTGTCTGAAGCCTCTAAAATAACTGAAATAGAAGTAAACGCTAAAGAAGATGAGTTTACAATAAATAACAATATGGTTTATGTAAATGCAGTGGGAGGTTATGGGAAAACAAAACTGAATAACAATTTTTTTGAGAAAAAATTAAAGGTAGAAGCTACCACACGTAATTTAAAAACAACATTAAAACTATTAGAGTTAGCTAATAAAGAATAA
- a CDS encoding IclR family transcriptional regulator, translating to MNELDKNINQSVKKAFTLLDAFTDEKKVWGVRELAQKTGYNKSTTYRLLNTLMHLNIVHQTYNDKYSLGSKLYELGNRVSIYKSIKALTHEPIKNVALEIQETVLLSVLKNNKVFHIDKADSLHGLKINTSIGSYEPIHATAAGKLLLSYLPFIEQENTINNLKLDTFTQNTLANKPKLKQELKKIQLQGYALDMEELESGLVCIAIPIRNKNNKVIASISASGPLSRFRVENINSYISILQKGATIIEKEVSNFDSL from the coding sequence ATGAATGAACTTGATAAAAACATCAACCAGTCTGTAAAAAAAGCCTTTACTTTATTGGATGCTTTTACAGATGAGAAAAAAGTTTGGGGTGTAAGAGAATTAGCCCAAAAAACAGGCTATAATAAAAGTACTACATATAGATTATTAAATACGTTAATGCATTTAAACATTGTACATCAAACGTATAATGACAAATACAGTTTAGGAAGCAAACTTTATGAACTAGGAAATAGAGTTTCTATTTATAAATCTATTAAAGCACTTACTCATGAGCCTATAAAAAATGTAGCCTTAGAAATACAAGAAACAGTTTTATTAAGTGTTTTAAAAAACAATAAAGTTTTTCACATTGATAAAGCTGATAGCTTACATGGGCTAAAAATAAATACTTCTATTGGCTCTTACGAACCTATTCATGCTACAGCAGCTGGAAAATTATTATTAAGTTACCTTCCTTTTATAGAACAAGAAAACACAATAAATAACCTTAAACTTGATACTTTTACACAAAACACACTTGCTAATAAACCTAAACTAAAACAAGAGTTAAAAAAAATACAACTTCAAGGGTATGCTTTAGACATGGAAGAACTTGAGTCTGGTTTAGTTTGTATTGCTATTCCTATCAGAAATAAAAACAATAAAGTTATTGCTAGTATAAGTGCTTCTGGCCCTTTAAGTAGATTTAGAGTAGAAAATATCAATAGCTATATCTCTATTTTGCAAAAGGGAGCAACTATAATAGAAAAAGAGGTTAGCAATTTTGATTCTTTATAA
- a CDS encoding RidA family protein, with product MESKVIKGKAIPRGKFPHVKQVGDFIYVSGTSSRRPDNSFEGVEVDEFGTTNLDIRKQTKAVIENISDILDEVGAGLDDIVDVTSFLVNMNDFGGYNEVYAQYFDYNGPTRTTVAVHQLPHPHLLIEIKVVAYKKQ from the coding sequence ATGGAAAGTAAAGTAATTAAAGGGAAAGCAATACCAAGAGGAAAATTTCCACATGTTAAGCAAGTAGGAGATTTTATATATGTTTCTGGGACTAGTTCAAGAAGACCAGATAATTCTTTTGAAGGAGTTGAAGTAGATGAATTTGGAACGACTAATTTAGATATACGTAAACAGACCAAAGCAGTTATTGAAAACATTAGCGATATTCTTGATGAGGTTGGTGCAGGTTTAGATGATATTGTAGATGTAACTTCCTTTTTAGTAAATATGAATGATTTTGGAGGCTATAATGAAGTGTATGCACAATACTTTGATTATAATGGTCCAACAAGAACAACTGTTGCGGTGCACCAACTTCCGCATCCACATTTACTCATTGAAATAAAAGTAGTAGCTTATAAAAAACAATAA
- a CDS encoding sterol desaturase family protein: MKNMASDNHYLLRFFTSKNPMYSLIKVLPLLAFLIYVLMSSPFHYLQIIAFGLGIIYWSLFEYFVHRIVYHKRTNNKELQWYLDAFHLHHHKNLRDYRVLNAGFLLVYPLALSLLLIVYWFTNSIVLMASFGFGAILYYLFYEYVHYEIHHKIHKTKYLKNIQKYHLYHHYYKWNKNFGNTTTLWDKVFGTYDGTYKTIVYTEEQINDLILKK; the protein is encoded by the coding sequence ATGAAAAATATGGCTTCAGATAATCATTATTTATTGCGTTTTTTTACATCTAAAAATCCAATGTATTCACTTATAAAAGTGCTGCCATTATTAGCATTTTTAATATATGTATTAATGAGTAGTCCATTTCACTACCTACAAATTATAGCTTTTGGTTTAGGAATTATTTACTGGAGTCTTTTTGAGTATTTTGTACATAGAATTGTTTATCATAAAAGAACTAATAACAAAGAGTTGCAATGGTATCTTGATGCTTTTCATTTACATCATCATAAAAATTTAAGAGATTACCGAGTTTTAAATGCCGGTTTTTTATTAGTTTATCCATTAGCATTGTCACTTTTACTAATTGTTTACTGGTTTACTAATAGTATAGTACTGATGGCAAGTTTTGGTTTTGGAGCTATACTTTATTATTTGTTTTATGAGTACGTACACTATGAAATACATCATAAAATACATAAAACAAAATATTTAAAAAATATTCAGAAATACCACTTATACCATCACTATTATAAATGGAATAAGAATTTTGGTAATACCACAACTCTTTGGGATAAAGTTTTTGGAACTTATGATGGTACATATAAAACAATTGTTTATACAGAAGAACAAATAAATGATTTAATATTGAAAAAATAA
- a CDS encoding phytanoyl-CoA dioxygenase family protein, translated as MLDFQQHKIQLEENGFSITEAIFSHSEVECLKELIEKPETYAVRQLLNKHPQIKEKLFENKKFQELVKTICGTKYFITKGIYFNKPAQSNWFVGYHQDISISAKNKIVSEGYTNWTNKKGQLGVIPPPTILEQTVTIRIHLDDTDETNGALKVIPKSHKNGIIRVDQNFTIKNLEKEVVCKVKKGSVMLMKPLLLHASSKSTAKQDRGVIHIELCNEEIPMQWLEKKKII; from the coding sequence TTGTTAGACTTTCAACAACATAAAATACAATTAGAAGAAAACGGATTTTCTATAACAGAAGCTATTTTTAGTCATTCTGAAGTTGAGTGTTTAAAAGAACTGATAGAAAAACCAGAAACCTATGCTGTAAGGCAACTTTTAAATAAGCACCCTCAAATCAAGGAAAAACTATTCGAAAATAAAAAGTTTCAAGAATTAGTGAAAACTATTTGTGGTACAAAGTATTTTATAACCAAAGGAATCTATTTTAATAAACCTGCACAATCAAATTGGTTTGTGGGATATCATCAAGATATAAGTATAAGTGCAAAAAATAAAATAGTATCAGAAGGCTACACTAATTGGACAAATAAAAAAGGACAATTGGGCGTAATACCACCACCAACTATTTTAGAACAAACGGTAACCATAAGAATTCATTTAGATGATACTGATGAGACAAACGGAGCTCTGAAAGTAATTCCTAAAAGTCATAAAAATGGAATAATTAGAGTTGACCAAAATTTTACGATAAAAAACTTAGAAAAGGAAGTAGTTTGTAAAGTGAAAAAAGGAAGTGTAATGTTGATGAAACCATTGCTACTACATGCATCTTCAAAATCAACAGCAAAGCAAGATAGAGGTGTTATTCATATAGAGCTTTGTAATGAGGAAATACCTATGCAGTGGTTAGAAAAAAAGAAAATTATATGA